GGTCAGGTCGGCGGGGGTTAATTTCCAGGGGTGGTTCATGGTATTCATTGATGTTTGGATGAGAATTTATTCAGGCGGTTTTGCGGAACATGGGGAGCACGTTGTCCAGCGGGCTGGAAACTCTGGAGGCCAATTGAGGCAGACAATGCAGGTAGATTTCCGTCGTCTGGATATTGGTGTGGCCCATCAGCTCCATCAGTTCTTGGATCGTGCCACCGGCAGCAAGATAAGAGGTGGCAAAGCCGTGGCGAAATGAATGGGCGGTGACGCGTTTATTCATCCGCGCACGGGTGCAGGCTATTTTCAGCGCCTTGGCAAATCCGTCCTCATGCCGATGGTGGCGGCGGACGGTTCCAGACTCAGGATCGGTGCTTTCTCCCGGCGCAGGGAAGACCCAAAACCATGGCCATTCCGCACCTGATTTTGGCGCTTTGCGTGCCACTGTGGAAGGCACCTCGACGCCGGGCCTTCCCGCCCTCCGGTCCTCATCAAAAATCGCCCGGTTGACACGGTAGCGGGCCGTCAACGCCGGTATGATGGACTGGGGCAAAAGAGTGACGCGATCCTTGCCTCCTTTACCCTCCCGCACGGTCACGGTTCCAGCATGGGAATCTAGGTCTTTGGAGCGCAGTTGCAAGGCTTCTGAAATCCTCAGACCAGACCCATAAAGCAGGCTTGCAACTTCATTCCACGGCTGCGGTAACAGTTCAATAATTGAAATCGCTTCAACGCGTGATACCCATACAGGAACCCGCTTTTTTTCCGATGGACGGACCCACTCTGGAAGTGTTCCCAGGGGCTTTTCAAGAGCGCGATAGAGCGCCACCAGTGCATTGAGTGCCTGCTTCTGGGTAACCGATGAACGGTTACCCGCCAACCATGAAAGGTACGCGCATACTTTGTCCTCAGAAGTGACCGATCCAGGGGCTTGAAATCGAGCGTATCGG
This region of bacterium genomic DNA includes:
- a CDS encoding integron integrase, translating into TADSADLILKYHQPMKPTEALEKFDAWMRERRLMRRTRECYLGHASRYARFQAPGSVTSEDKVCAYLSWLAGNRSSVTQKQALNALVALYRALEKPLGTLPEWVRPSEKKRVPVWVSRVEAISIIELLPQPWNEVASLLYGSGLRISEALQLRSKDLDSHAGTVTVREGKGGKDRVTLLPQSIIPALTARYRVNRAIFDEDRRAGRPGVEVPSTVARKAPKSGAEWPWFWVFPAPGESTDPESGTVRRHHRHEDGFAKALKIACTRARMNKRVTAHSFRHGFATSYLAAGGTIQELMELMGHTNIQTTEIYLHCLPQLASRVSSPLDNVLPMFRKTA